In Topomyia yanbarensis strain Yona2022 chromosome 2, ASM3024719v1, whole genome shotgun sequence, one DNA window encodes the following:
- the LOC131685742 gene encoding uncharacterized protein LOC131685742 — translation MNFEEYSTVLTRIEAVLNSRPITPMSVDPTDIQPLTPGHFLVGRPLTDIAEPDVTDRKETTLSRWQRQTQMVQHFWARWSHDYITTLQNRNKWHKRFAVKPGLMVIVREDNLPTMQWRLGRINNVIPGPDGLVRVADVRVGGKMIRRPIAKLCLLPIEDNDLAQVPVDNEESSN, via the coding sequence ATGAACTTCGAGGAATATAGTACAGTACTTACTCGAATTGAAGCTGTGCTCAACTCGAGGCCAATCACGCCGATGTCAGTGGATCCAACCGACATACAACCTCTTACTCCAGGACATTTCTTGGTCGGTCGCCCGTTGACCGATATCGCCGAACCTGACGTCACCGACCGCAAGGAAACGACACTTTCTCGTTGGCAGCGACAGACGCAGATGGTACAGCATTTTTGGGCTCGCTGGTCCCACGACTATATCACAACACTACAGAATCGAAATAAATGGCACAAACGTTTCGCTGTTAAACCGGGGCTTATGGTGATCGTACGCGAAGACAATCTTCCGACAATGCAGTGGAGACTAGGGAGAATCAACAACGTCATTCCGGGCCCAGACGGCTTGGTGCGAGTGGCCGATGTTCGTGTGGGTGGAAAAATGATCAGACGACCTATCGCTAAATTGTGCCTGCTCCCAATTGAGGATAACGACCTTGCTCAGGTTCCAGTAGATAACGAAGAGAGTAGCAATTGA